A single region of the Buchnera aphidicola (Microlophium carnosum) genome encodes:
- a CDS encoding SmdB family multidrug efflux ABC transporter permease/ATP-binding protein, giving the protein MDHLIEFWPILKRLLIYVKPYKKKLILAFILLLSGSISEVLGPVLISYFINNILSKHQLDLLIIFIIIISFILLQISSVCLNYFQSILFNKIAVESTNKLRQDVMYAALRQPISKFDSQPIGQMISKVTNDTEAVKELYDTVGPTLFRSIMLIFIILFAMFTLEWHMAIIALFILPLMITVMLVYQYYSTPLLRKVRYYLADINNKFNETINGMNVIQQFRQQSRFEKKIKNSSHLHYMSRMKILRLDGFLLRPLLSLLSAVVLCNFIFLFSFFPIKAFEVGILYAFITYLGRLNEPLIAITIQQSTLQQSIVAGERIFSLIDSPKQKYGKNKNSLNSGKINIKNISFKYKNCKNNILEDININILSKSFVAFVGHTGSGKSTLASLLMGYYPIQNGKIYLDNQSLDSISHYVLRKNVLMVQQEPIVLSDTIFYNITLGRKISEEQVWKILDTVHLSYIVKSMPNGIYSLLGEEGNNLSVGQKQLLAIARILVSYPKVLILDEATANIDSETEQLIQKALLSIRKKCTLIVIAHRLSTIIEADLIVVLKKGKVIELGTHQQLLNKKNCYWKMQKFQLSKL; this is encoded by the coding sequence ATGGATCATTTAATTGAGTTTTGGCCAATTTTAAAACGTTTGCTAATTTATGTAAAACCTTATAAAAAAAAATTAATTTTAGCATTTATTTTACTTTTAAGTGGATCGATATCAGAAGTTTTAGGACCAGTTTTAATAAGTTATTTTATTAATAATATTTTATCTAAACACCAATTAGATTTATTAATAATATTTATTATTATTATATCATTCATATTATTGCAAATATCATCAGTTTGCCTAAATTATTTTCAAAGTATTTTATTTAATAAAATAGCAGTAGAAAGCACTAATAAATTACGACAAGATGTTATGTATGCTGCATTAAGACAACCTATTAGTAAATTTGATTCTCAACCTATTGGACAAATGATTTCAAAGGTGACAAACGATACTGAAGCAGTTAAAGAATTATATGATACAGTTGGACCTACTCTATTTCGCAGTATAATGTTAATTTTTATTATATTATTCGCAATGTTTACTCTTGAATGGCATATGGCAATTATAGCTTTATTTATTTTACCATTAATGATTACAGTAATGTTAGTTTATCAGTATTATAGTACTCCACTTTTACGAAAAGTAAGATACTACTTAGCTGATATTAATAACAAATTTAATGAAACTATTAATGGAATGAATGTCATTCAACAATTTCGTCAGCAAAGTAGATTTGAAAAAAAAATAAAAAACAGTAGTCATTTACATTATATGTCACGTATGAAAATATTGAGATTAGATGGTTTTTTATTAAGACCACTACTTAGTTTGTTATCAGCCGTAGTATTATGTAACTTTATATTCTTGTTTAGTTTTTTTCCGATTAAAGCATTTGAGGTAGGTATATTATATGCATTTATTACCTATCTTGGACGACTTAACGAACCCTTAATTGCTATAACTATTCAACAATCAACATTGCAACAATCTATTGTTGCAGGAGAAAGAATATTTTCACTTATAGATTCACCAAAACAAAAATATGGAAAAAATAAAAATTCATTAAACAGTGGAAAAATAAATATTAAAAATATTAGTTTTAAGTATAAAAATTGTAAAAACAATATACTGGAGGATATTAATATTAATATTCTCTCTAAAAGTTTTGTTGCATTTGTAGGACATACTGGAAGTGGAAAAAGCACTTTAGCAAGTTTATTAATGGGATACTATCCTATACAAAATGGAAAAATATATTTAGATAATCAATCTCTTGATTCAATAAGTCATTATGTCTTAAGAAAAAATGTATTAATGGTACAGCAAGAACCAATAGTTCTTTCAGATACTATTTTTTATAATATTACACTAGGAAGAAAAATATCTGAAGAACAAGTTTGGAAAATATTAGATACAGTTCATCTTTCATACATAGTGAAATCTATGCCAAATGGTATCTATTCTCTATTAGGGGAAGAAGGTAATAATTTATCTGTCGGTCAAAAGCAATTGCTAGCGATTGCTAGAATACTAGTTTCATATCCTAAAGTTCTTATATTAGATGAAGCTACTGCTAATATTGATTCTGAAACAGAACAACTAATTCAAAAAGCATTATTGTCAATACGAAAAAAATGTACATTAATAGTAATCGCTCATAGACTTTCGACAATTATTGAAGCAGATCTCATTGTAGTCTTAAAAAAAGGAAAAGTTATTGAACTAGGCACGCATCAGCAATTATTAAATAAAAAAAATTGTTATTGGAAAATGCAAAAATTTCAATTATCTAAGTTGTAA
- the dnaX gene encoding DNA polymerase III subunit gamma/tau: MNYQILARKWRPQSFKDIVGQKHIVTAISNGFSLGRIHHAWLLSGTRGIGKTTIARLLAKSLNCQNGISSNPCRKCIICEEIEKGLCLDVLEIDGASRTKVEDMREILDNVYYAPNKSRFKVYIIDEVHMLSRHSFNALLKTLEEPPAHIKFILATTDIERIPKTIISRCLYFKLQIISEEKIFNFLKHVLIKESINTDEYSLQKISHHAKGSIRDALNLLEHAIYLGNGHVYIKNITEMLGIPSKKYSFLLTDAVLKKDSKKTMLLLNKISSIGVEWEEVLIEMLRFLYHISISQTFPISYETCFTKTYRHQIQKISKNISKKHVQLCYQILLNGRKELQFAPNQKIGVEMSLLRAMTIIEKNE, from the coding sequence ATGAACTATCAAATATTAGCACGAAAATGGCGTCCGCAATCTTTTAAAGATATAGTTGGTCAAAAACACATTGTAACTGCTATATCTAATGGGTTCTCTCTTGGTCGTATTCATCATGCATGGTTATTATCTGGTACAAGAGGAATTGGAAAAACTACAATTGCTCGATTACTTGCTAAAAGTTTAAATTGTCAAAATGGCATTTCATCAAATCCTTGTCGAAAATGTATAATTTGTGAAGAAATAGAAAAAGGATTATGTCTAGATGTACTTGAAATAGATGGAGCTTCTCGTACCAAAGTAGAAGATATGCGAGAAATTTTAGATAACGTTTACTATGCTCCTAATAAAAGCCGTTTTAAAGTATATATAATTGATGAAGTTCATATGCTTTCTCGTCATAGTTTTAATGCACTGCTTAAAACACTTGAAGAACCTCCTGCGCATATTAAATTTATTTTAGCAACGACAGATATAGAACGAATTCCTAAGACTATTATCTCTCGTTGTTTGTATTTTAAATTACAGATAATTTCTGAAGAAAAGATTTTTAACTTTTTAAAACATGTTCTAATAAAAGAATCAATTAATACTGATGAATATTCTTTACAAAAAATCTCTCATCATGCTAAAGGAAGCATACGAGATGCACTTAATTTACTAGAACATGCTATCTATCTCGGAAACGGTCACGTCTATATAAAAAATATAACAGAAATGTTAGGTATTCCATCTAAAAAATATTCTTTTTTATTAACTGATGCAGTTTTAAAAAAAGATTCAAAAAAAACAATGTTATTGTTAAATAAAATAAGCAGTATAGGAGTAGAATGGGAAGAAGTTTTAATAGAAATGTTACGTTTTTTATATCATATTTCTATATCGCAAACTTTTCCGATATCATACGAAACATGTTTTACAAAAACATATAGGCATCAGATTCAAAAAATATCTAAAAATATCAGTAAAAAACATGTTCAGTTATGTTATCAAATACTATTAAATGGAAGAAAAGAACTACAGTTTGCTCCAAATCAAAAAATAGGAGTGGAAATGTCTTTATTACGTGCAATGACTATAATAGAAAAAAATGAATGA